In the genome of Helicovermis profundi, the window TCTACTCTTTCATGTTTTATAATTACTAATTGAGCAATTCTAAGTCCTTTTTTAATAGTAAAGTCTTCCGTGCTTAAATTAACAACAGGTATTTTAAGTTCACCTCTATAATCGCTGTCAATTGTTCCTATTCCATTAATTAATGTTATTCCGTGTTTTATACTTAGTCCACTTCTAGCTCTTACTTGTCCTTCAAATCCTTTAGGAATTTCAACAAATAATCCCGTGGGAACTAGCGTCCTTTCAAGTGACTTTAATACAATATCTTCATCGTTATTTGTAAGTAGATCTAGACCCGAAGAGCCTGTAGTCTCATATTTTGGTAGTTTGTTTTCACTAATATTTACAATTTTAAGTTTCATAACTCCTCCAGTTTCATTTATATATTGTTAGTTAAATACTCATAAACTCGTTTTGAATTAATATCTGCTTTTTTACCCACTGCTGTAAGTGCAATTTTCCCTTTTCCAAATACAATTTTAATCAGATTATTTACTTGTTCAACCGTTATTTTTTCAATATTGTTTTCAACTTCTTTCTCAGTTTTAACTCTATCAGAATGTATAATGGACCTTCCAAGCCAGTTCATTACGCTTACAGAGTCTTCTAGACCTAGTAGATAGCTTGAAAGCAGCTGTTCTTTAGCAATATAGAGTTCCTCTTCAGTTATACCGTCTTTCCTTAGTTGATCAATTTCACTTACCAATAGTTTGTTTAATTCATCTATATTATCATCATTAACACTGTATTCTATATCAAATGTTCCAGAATCTGAAAGAAAATTATTGGATGTGTCTATTGAGTAAACTAAACCATTTTTCTCTCTTATTCTTTGAAACAACCTTGAACTTACGCTTCCACCAACTATATTATTTAATGCCATTATTTGATAAACTTCAGCTGAATCATAAGAAATTCCTGGAAAGCTTATATTAAAATGATTTCCCTCAATATCCTTATTTTTTGATAAAATTCCAGCGTTAAAGCAATTAGAGATTCCTTCTTGCTTGATTATTTCTTCATCTTTAATATTTTTAAATTTATTATATATTGTATTTTCTAGAGTTCTTTCATCGAAATTCCCTGCTACTGAAATAATTAAATTTTTTGCCACGTAGTGTTTATTATAGTATTCCAATATGCTCTGCCTATTCAATCTGCCTATTGATTCTTTTGTGCCTAATATAGGTCTCATTAATGGTGTGCCTCTAAAAACGACCTCTGACGTCATATCAATTAACAAATCCTCTGGAGAATCCTCATATAGATTAATTTCTTCTAGTACTACTGACTTTTCCTTTTCAATCTCTTCATTTAAAAAAAGTGGATTTATTATAATATCAGAAAGAATTTCAAGTGCATCATTCATATGTTTTTCAAGCACTGAAGTATAAAAACAAGTTGATTCTTTTGAAGTAAAAGCATTAAGCTCTCCTCCCATTTTATCAGTAAACACAGCAATAGCTTTAAAGTCCTTTGTTTTTGTTCCTTTAAATAGCATATGCTCAATTAAATGTGCAACTCCATTATTTGTTTCATTTTCGTTAATTGATCCTGTTTTAAACCAGCATCCAATTGAAACACTTCTTACATATGGCATTTGTTTTGAAATTAATGTAATACCATTTTTAAGCACTTTTTTTTCTATCATATTTTAATAATACCCTCTCTAAGATATAAGATAATTCTAATATAATATTAATGTTTGTTTATTATCATTAATATAGACAACTTTTGTTTTGTACTTTACATATCAGTACATTTTAGCATAAATCTAAGTAGAATATCAAGAACTTCGAAAAAGTCTAATTCAATATTTTACAATTCTACTCAATTTTTTGTTATACTAATTATTGTTAACACTTACCTAAAGTAATAAGTATACAATTTATATAGAGAATAAATAAAATAAATATGAAAGGATGTACATATGGATAATGAATCAAAAAAAACAAATGAACAAAATAATGAATTTAAAAAAGAAAATTTGAATTTTTTAGGTAAATGGTCTGCTTTTTTTATTGAAAGGTATAGAATAGTTTTTCTAATTATACTTATAATTTCAATACTTGGAGTATCTTCTTTTCTAACAATTTCAAGAGAACTTCAACCTGAGGTTATATTACCTTATGGTAATATTTTCACACTTTATAGTGGAGTCTCTCCGGAGGAAATTGAAAGTCTAATTACTGATAAAATTGAGAAGCAAATTTCTGATGTAAGCGATATTAAAAATATATCTTCTTACTCTGGATTTGGTTATTCTCAGATTTTTGTAGAATTTAACCAAGGTGTAGACATTGATTCAAAAGTAAGTGATTTAAGAGAAAAAGTATCATCAATTCAAAACTCGCTCCCTAGTGATTCTGAAACTCCAACAGTTGAATCTTTTGAAACTAACAATTCACCTATTTTAATTATTAACGTTACTTCAGATAGGCCAATTACAGAATTAAAAAATATTGCAGATGATATATCTGATAGATTAGAATCTGAAGCGGATATTAAAGAAGCTCTTGTAATTGGTGGGTTAAAAAAACAAATCAATGTTATTGTAGATCCAAAACTGCTTTACAACTATAAAATTTCACTAGATGATATTAATAATGCCATTAACTCTTCAAATCTAAACTTCCCAGGTGGTAATATTACATTAGATAAAAAAAATTATACTATTCGTACAGTTGGAGAATTTACAAATCTTGATGAAATAAAAAATACTGTTATTAAGTATAATGGTAATACTCCAATTTATTTAAAAGATATTGCTAAGGTTGAAAATGGATTTAAAAAAGTAACATCCTATTCAAGAATGTCTGTAACTAATGCTAATAGCGATGTTAATATTAAATCATCGATTTCTATCTCCGTTAAGAAAAAAGCAACTGCAGATATAATAAATACTTCTGTACTAATTAAAAATATATTAAAAGATGAAAAAGGCACTCTTTATCCAGATGATATAACTATAAAAATAAGCGGAGACACAGCAAAATTTGTTGTAGATCAACTTGGTGGAGTTACAAGTAATGCTATCTCAGGTCTTTTACTTGTTTTAATTGTCTTATTCTTATTTATTGGCCTAAGAGAATCAATAATTGTTTCAACAGTAATACCACTAGCAATTATGTCTACCCTATGGCTTTTAAAGCTATATGGGCTTACTCTAAATACTATAACTTTATTTTCTATAGTTCTCGCAGTAGGTATGCTAGTCGATAACGGAATCGTAATTATGGAGAATATTGATCAATTAAGATTTAAAGGTTACTCGGCTAAAGATGCTTCTATTATTGGTACAAACCAAATTGCCCCAGCTGTTTTGTCATCAATGTTAACAACGGTTGCTGCCTTTTTCCCAATTGCTTTAACCTCTGGGATTATGGGCGCTTTTATAAAATCAATACCTATTACAGTTATTTTTGCTCTCGTTTCTTCTTTTTTAATCGCCATGACTGTAACACCCGCGCTTTCTGCAATTATTCTTAAAAAGCATCGTTCAGATAAAGCAGAAAAAATCGATACAAAAAAAGTGTTTTTAATAAAAAAATCGCTTAGTGTAATTTTTATTTTTATATTAGGTTTACTCGCTTTTAGAGAAGACGGTAACATAACAACACTTTCTTATGTATTTGGTGCTATTTTTGCTTCTTTAATGCTTGTAAAAATAATTACAGCTCATAGAGGTGGCGAAAAACTACCTATTATAAAAAAATATTCGGATTTCTTATATAGTATTGTAAAATCACGAAAAAAACGTTTGATAGTAATTAGCGCAACTTTTATAGCTTTTATGCTTAGTATGTCTCTTATATTTACTGGAGCATTAAATGTTAATATGTTTGCTAATGACGATATGGATCGTCTTTATATTGCTGTTCAATCGCCTAATGGATCAACAATTGATTTAACAGATGATGTAGTAAAGAGTATTGAAAAACATTTAGTCAATATTAAAGAAATAGATACTTTTGTTTCAAATATTGGTATTACTGGAGCAGATAGTTTCGAAGGTTTTGGTGGTGCAGATAATAGTGATCCTACTATCGCAAAAATTGTTATTGATTTAGTTGATAAATCAAAACGAGATAAAACTTCAATAGTTCTTGCAAAAGAACTTAGAGCTTCACTTAAAAATATTCCAGGAGCAACTATCGATGTTCAAGAATTACAGAATGGACCACCGCAGAACAATCCGGTTTTAATCAAAATCAATGGAACAAATCTTGATAAGCTTAGAAAAACTACTCGTGATCTTGAGAAAATATTATCCACTATTCCTGGAACACGCGATATATCTTCCAGTGTAAAACTTGGAAATCCCGAACTTCAAATAGTAGTTAATAAAGAAAAAGCAGCAGAATTTGGACTTAATGACCTTTCCATTGCTCTTCAAGTTAGAAATGCAATTAACGGTATTACTTCAACCACATTCACAAAAAATAAAACGGACACAGATATCGTTATTAGAACTAGTGAAAATCTTCTTACTAGTAAATCTGATATTGATTCCATCTATATTTTTAATCGAATGGGTCAAGCAATTAGTCTAAGTCAAGTTGCAAAAATTGTTGAAAAAGAAAGTCTTACTTCGATTCAACACGACGATAAAAAAAGGTATATGTATGTTTCTTCAAAAGTAATAACTGGTTACAATGCAACAAATATAGTTTCTCAGTTTAAAGATAAAGTAAAAAATTACAATTTGGATGATAATACAACAATAAACTATGGTGGAGAATTTGAAGATATTAATTTATCTTTTACAGAGATGTTTAGAAATATGCTAATTGCAGCTATTCTTGTTTTTCTAATACTTTCTCTACAATTCAATTCTCTATCACAGCCAATAATAATCCTCATTACTGTACCAATGGCAATGATTGGAGTTATGCCTGGCCTATTAATTACTGGTAATGAATTTGGATTTGTCGCTTTTATTGGAGTTGTATCTCTTGTTGGAATTGCAGTAAACGATGCAATAGTATTAGTTGATTATATTAATTATTTAAGAAAAAGTGGAATGGATTTATATGAGGCAGTTAAAGAAACTGGGAAATCAAGATTTATGCCTGTTATGGCAACAACAATTACTACTACCGGAGGTATTCTTCCACTTTCATTAAAAGAAAAATTCTTCCAACCACTTGGTGTAACTTTAATATTTGGTCTACTTACAGCAACCGTATTAACTTTAGTAATAATTCCCGCAATCTACACTTCACTAGAAGAGAGAAAAATAAGAAAAAAAACTAAAAAACTAAAAAAACTAACACTAAAGGGAGGTACGTTAAATGAAGCTTAAAAACATTTCAATTTTTATTCTAATTATAGTTATTTCGTTTTCATTTGCTTCATGTACAAAAAATGATGAAAAAGATGCAATTCCTAAAGAAATATCTACAAGTACAAAAGAAGCTATACATGTTAAAACCGAAAAAATAGCTTACAAAGATTTTAATACTAATTTATCTATTACTTCAGTTGTAGTTCCAAAAGACAGTGCTTATATTTCTTCAAAATCAAGCGGTATTGTTAAAGATATTTACTTTGATGTTGGCTCCAATATTAAGGTGAATGATGAACTTATCAAACTTGATGATGAAAACTTAATTGTTCAAAAAAATAAAATTCTTCTTTCAATTAAAATTGCTAGATTCAATTTAGAAAATAATAAAAAGGATTTAAATGATTATAAAGCTCTTTATGAAAAAGGTGCTGTTACTAAAAAAAATCTTCAAGCATTAGAAAACAAGTATAAAGCATCTGAATTTTCACTTGAGAGCGCTAAATATGATTTTGATTCACTTCAACTAGCTATAAAAAATACTTCAATCAAATCACCAATTGATGGTATAGTAACTGAAAAAAATATTGCTAGTGGTGAATCAATAAACCCAGGAACAAGATGCTTTAAAATAATTGATATTTCAAGCGTATATTCATCAGCAGGTGTTTCAGAAAGTTTTATAAATAATATAAAAAAAGGACAAGAAGTTAAAGTAACTTCGGCAGATACTGGTAAAGTTTACAGCGGAGTAATTGCAAGTATCAATCCTGAAATGAATCCCTTAACAAAAAAATATGATATTAAAGTACTAATTGATAATAGTGACTTAAATTTAAAACCTGGTATGAGTACAGTTCTCTCTTTCGATGTTAATAAAACTTTAAAAGTTTTATCAGTAAATAAACTTTCTCTTATATTAATTGATTCTAAAAATTATGTTTTTATTAATGATAATGGAACTGCTAAAAAAACTGAAATTACTATTGGTAATTCAACTGATAATTACTATGAAGTTCTTAGCGGATTAAATGCTAATAGTGAAGTAGTTACTAGCGGAAGTGGTTTATTAAAAGATGGAGATTTAATTGTAGTAGAGAAATAAATATATTATTTTTATTTCTAGGTTTAAGAAAATAACATTGAATTTACTATTACACACTAAAAAAAGGTGATAATGCATTTTGCATTATCACCTTTTCTATAGTAAATTTAATAATTATTTATTTTTTTTCGTCTTCTAAAAGTACTTTTCTTGAAACATTTACTCTTCCTTGCTTATCAACTTCTAAAACTTTAACTAGAATTTGATCTCCTACTTTAAATTCATCTTCAACCTTTTTAAGTCTTTCTTTTGTAAGTTGAGAAATATGACAAAGTCCATCTTTTCCTGGTAATAATTCTACAAATGCACCAAAAGTAGTTATTCTAACTATCTTACCATTGTAAATTTCGCCTTTTACGATGTCTTTTACTATTGATTCTATTTCTTTAAGTGCATTTTGTCCGCCAATTCCATCATTAGCAGTAATTAAAACTTGACCATCATCATTAATATCAATTTTAACATTATGTTCTTGTGTAATTCTAGAAATTACTTTTCCACCTGGTCCTATGATATCTCTAATTTTATCTGGTTTAATCATAATTTTATAAACTCTAGGAGCGTATTTAGACATTTCTTCACTAGGTTGGCTAATTACTTCATTCATCTTTCCAAGTATAAACAATCTTCCATCTCTAGCTTGGTTAAGCGCTTTTTCTAATATATCTTTGCTTAGACCATCTATTTTGATATCCATTTGAAGTGCTGTAATACCTTCTGTAGTTCCAGCAACTTTAAAGTCCATATCTCCTAAAGCATCTTCCATACCTTGAATATCTGTAAGAATAGCAATGCTATCTTCTTCTTTAATAAGTCCCATTGCAATACCCGCTACAGGCGCTTTAATTGGAACACCAGCATGAAGAAGAGATAATGTAGAACCACATATACTTGCCTGTGAACTTGAACCGTTACAAGTAAGAACTTCTGATACTACTCTAATTGCATATGGAAAATCACTCTCACTTGGTAATACAGGAAGAAGCGCTCTTTCTCCAAGTGCACCATGACCAATTGCACGTCTATTAACTCTGTTAAATCCAGTCTCACCAACTGAATATGGTGGGAAGTTATAATGATGCATATATCTTTTAGTTTCTTCAAGTCCTAGTCCATCAATTCTTTGAGCCTCTCCAAGAGCACCTAAAGTTGTAATGCTTAGTGCTTGAGTTAATCCTCTATTAAACATACCTGAACCATGAACTCTTGGAAGTAAATCTACTTCACAAGAAATTGGTCTTATCTCATCAATTGTTCTTCCATCTGGTCTAATTCCTTCAACCGTGATTATCTTTCTAACAAATTTTTTCTCAATTTCTTTGAACATAATACCAAGGAAAGATTCT includes:
- the dut gene encoding dUTP diphosphatase, whose protein sequence is MKLKIVNISENKLPKYETTGSSGLDLLTNNDEDIVLKSLERTLVPTGLFVEIPKGFEGQVRARSGLSIKHGITLINGIGTIDSDYRGELKIPVVNLSTEDFTIKKGLRIAQLVIIKHERVELEEVKTLSDTSRGHGGFGSTGVN
- a CDS encoding efflux RND transporter periplasmic adaptor subunit translates to MKLKNISIFILIIVISFSFASCTKNDEKDAIPKEISTSTKEAIHVKTEKIAYKDFNTNLSITSVVVPKDSAYISSKSSGIVKDIYFDVGSNIKVNDELIKLDDENLIVQKNKILLSIKIARFNLENNKKDLNDYKALYEKGAVTKKNLQALENKYKASEFSLESAKYDFDSLQLAIKNTSIKSPIDGIVTEKNIASGESINPGTRCFKIIDISSVYSSAGVSESFINNIKKGQEVKVTSADTGKVYSGVIASINPEMNPLTKKYDIKVLIDNSDLNLKPGMSTVLSFDVNKTLKVLSVNKLSLILIDSKNYVFINDNGTAKKTEITIGNSTDNYYEVLSGLNANSEVVTSGSGLLKDGDLIVVEK
- the pnp gene encoding polyribonucleotide nucleotidyltransferase — translated: MSSEVRSFETVIGGRTLKVETGKMAKLINGSCFLTYGETSVLVTAGASKKAKSGIDFFPLSCDFEEKLYSVGKIPGGFLKREGRPSDKATLTARLMDRPIRPLFPKGFKNEVQVVATVMSVDQDCQPDVVAMIGSSIALSISDIPFNGPTASVLVGYVDGEYIINPTIEQSEKSLMSIMVSGTKEAVVMVEAGINIQTEKVVLDAIMFGHEEIKKIITFIETIKEEIGKEKFEFVEPERDSEFVDKIVAFLSEDMNTVVRIPGKAERNDALSELKDRLKEEFLEDYPEEESFLGIMFKEIEKKFVRKIITVEGIRPDGRTIDEIRPISCEVDLLPRVHGSGMFNRGLTQALSITTLGALGEAQRIDGLGLEETKRYMHHYNFPPYSVGETGFNRVNRRAIGHGALGERALLPVLPSESDFPYAIRVVSEVLTCNGSSSQASICGSTLSLLHAGVPIKAPVAGIAMGLIKEEDSIAILTDIQGMEDALGDMDFKVAGTTEGITALQMDIKIDGLSKDILEKALNQARDGRLFILGKMNEVISQPSEEMSKYAPRVYKIMIKPDKIRDIIGPGGKVISRITQEHNVKIDINDDGQVLITANDGIGGQNALKEIESIVKDIVKGEIYNGKIVRITTFGAFVELLPGKDGLCHISQLTKERLKKVEDEFKVGDQILVKVLEVDKQGRVNVSRKVLLEDEKK
- a CDS encoding M16 family metallopeptidase, encoding MIEKKVLKNGITLISKQMPYVRSVSIGCWFKTGSINENETNNGVAHLIEHMLFKGTKTKDFKAIAVFTDKMGGELNAFTSKESTCFYTSVLEKHMNDALEILSDIIINPLFLNEEIEKEKSVVLEEINLYEDSPEDLLIDMTSEVVFRGTPLMRPILGTKESIGRLNRQSILEYYNKHYVAKNLIISVAGNFDERTLENTIYNKFKNIKDEEIIKQEGISNCFNAGILSKNKDIEGNHFNISFPGISYDSAEVYQIMALNNIVGGSVSSRLFQRIREKNGLVYSIDTSNNFLSDSGTFDIEYSVNDDNIDELNKLLVSEIDQLRKDGITEEELYIAKEQLLSSYLLGLEDSVSVMNWLGRSIIHSDRVKTEKEVENNIEKITVEQVNNLIKIVFGKGKIALTAVGKKADINSKRVYEYLTNNI
- a CDS encoding efflux RND transporter permease subunit; this translates as MDNESKKTNEQNNEFKKENLNFLGKWSAFFIERYRIVFLIILIISILGVSSFLTISRELQPEVILPYGNIFTLYSGVSPEEIESLITDKIEKQISDVSDIKNISSYSGFGYSQIFVEFNQGVDIDSKVSDLREKVSSIQNSLPSDSETPTVESFETNNSPILIINVTSDRPITELKNIADDISDRLESEADIKEALVIGGLKKQINVIVDPKLLYNYKISLDDINNAINSSNLNFPGGNITLDKKNYTIRTVGEFTNLDEIKNTVIKYNGNTPIYLKDIAKVENGFKKVTSYSRMSVTNANSDVNIKSSISISVKKKATADIINTSVLIKNILKDEKGTLYPDDITIKISGDTAKFVVDQLGGVTSNAISGLLLVLIVLFLFIGLRESIIVSTVIPLAIMSTLWLLKLYGLTLNTITLFSIVLAVGMLVDNGIVIMENIDQLRFKGYSAKDASIIGTNQIAPAVLSSMLTTVAAFFPIALTSGIMGAFIKSIPITVIFALVSSFLIAMTVTPALSAIILKKHRSDKAEKIDTKKVFLIKKSLSVIFIFILGLLAFREDGNITTLSYVFGAIFASLMLVKIITAHRGGEKLPIIKKYSDFLYSIVKSRKKRLIVISATFIAFMLSMSLIFTGALNVNMFANDDMDRLYIAVQSPNGSTIDLTDDVVKSIEKHLVNIKEIDTFVSNIGITGADSFEGFGGADNSDPTIAKIVIDLVDKSKRDKTSIVLAKELRASLKNIPGATIDVQELQNGPPQNNPVLIKINGTNLDKLRKTTRDLEKILSTIPGTRDISSSVKLGNPELQIVVNKEKAAEFGLNDLSIALQVRNAINGITSTTFTKNKTDTDIVIRTSENLLTSKSDIDSIYIFNRMGQAISLSQVAKIVEKESLTSIQHDDKKRYMYVSSKVITGYNATNIVSQFKDKVKNYNLDDNTTINYGGEFEDINLSFTEMFRNMLIAAILVFLILSLQFNSLSQPIIILITVPMAMIGVMPGLLITGNEFGFVAFIGVVSLVGIAVNDAIVLVDYINYLRKSGMDLYEAVKETGKSRFMPVMATTITTTGGILPLSLKEKFFQPLGVTLIFGLLTATVLTLVIIPAIYTSLEERKIRKKTKKLKKLTLKGGTLNEA